The Actinomycetes bacterium genome includes a region encoding these proteins:
- the meaB gene encoding methylmalonyl Co-A mutase-associated GTPase MeaB, translating to MARAVDVPDLVARARAADARAVARLISLVEDASPHLREVMALLAPHTGQAHVIGLTGSPGVGKSTSTSALVGGFRARGLRVGVLAVDPSSPFSGGALLGDRVRMQEHATDPEVFIRSMASRGHLGGLAWTTPQALRVLDSAGCDVILVETVGVGQSEVEVAGLADTTVVLLAPGMGDGIQAAKAGILEIGDVYVVNKADRDGADNTVRELRSMLSLGEKQPVDAWKPPIVKTVASRGEGLPELLDALDRHLEWLRASGHLHGRRLRRAAEEIEAIAVADLRQRMGSLSDGQHLQELAAQVVAGALDAFSAADTLVAGLVDQPS from the coding sequence GTGGCCCGCGCCGTCGACGTCCCCGACCTGGTCGCACGGGCGCGTGCAGCTGACGCACGGGCCGTCGCCCGGCTGATCTCGCTGGTCGAGGACGCCTCGCCGCACCTGCGTGAGGTGATGGCGCTGCTCGCGCCGCACACCGGGCAGGCGCACGTCATCGGGCTCACCGGCTCGCCCGGCGTGGGCAAGTCGACGTCCACGTCCGCCCTCGTGGGCGGGTTCCGGGCCCGCGGCCTACGGGTCGGCGTGCTCGCGGTCGACCCGTCCTCACCGTTCTCCGGCGGGGCCCTGCTCGGCGACCGGGTGCGGATGCAGGAGCACGCCACCGACCCGGAGGTCTTCATCCGCTCGATGGCCTCCCGCGGACACCTGGGCGGGCTGGCCTGGACGACCCCGCAGGCGCTCCGGGTGCTCGACTCCGCCGGCTGCGACGTCATCCTGGTCGAGACGGTCGGGGTGGGGCAGTCCGAGGTCGAGGTGGCCGGCCTGGCCGACACCACCGTGGTGCTGCTGGCACCCGGCATGGGCGACGGCATCCAGGCGGCGAAGGCCGGCATCCTGGAGATCGGCGACGTGTACGTGGTGAACAAGGCCGATCGCGACGGCGCGGACAACACGGTGCGCGAGCTGCGTTCGATGCTCAGCCTCGGGGAGAAGCAGCCGGTCGACGCCTGGAAGCCGCCGATCGTGAAGACCGTCGCCTCCCGCGGCGAGGGTCTGCCCGAACTCCTGGACGCCCTCGACCGGCACCTGGAGTGGCTGCGCGCCTCCGGGCACCTGCACGGCCGCCGGCTGCGCCGGGCCGCCGAGGAGATCGAGGCCATCGCCGTCGCCGACCTGAGGCAGCGGATGGGCAGCCTCAGCGACGGCCAGCACCTGCAGGAGCTGGCCGCCCAGGTGGTGGCCGGTGCGCTGGACGCGTTCTCGGCGGCCGACACTCTCGTGGCCGGGTTGGTCGACCAGCCGAGCTGA
- a CDS encoding acetyl-CoA C-acetyltransferase, with protein sequence MAGSVIVAGARTPMGRLLGSLKDFSATDLGGVAIKGALAKAGVAPDQVDYVIMGQVLQAGAGQIPARQAAVKAGIPMTVPALTINKVCLSGLDAIALADQLIRAGEFEIVVAGGMESMTNAPHLLPKSREGFKYGDTALVDSMAYDGLFCAFDQVAMGVATERYNERYGLTREDQDAFSARSHQRAAEAWKNGLYDDEVVPVEIPQRKGEPLLFKEDEGIRADTTTESLSRLRPAFAKDGTITAGSSSQISDGAAAVVVMSKAKAEELGLTWLAEIGAHGVVAGPDASLQEQPANAIKAALAKEGIGVADLDVVEINEAFAAVGLVSQRSLGLDQEKVNVNGGAIAVGHPIGMSGARLVLHLAHELKRRGGGTGAAALCGGGGQGDALVIRVPKA encoded by the coding sequence ATGGCCGGATCCGTCATCGTCGCAGGAGCCCGCACGCCGATGGGTCGGCTGCTCGGCTCGCTCAAGGACTTCTCCGCCACCGACCTCGGCGGCGTGGCCATCAAAGGGGCGCTGGCCAAGGCCGGGGTGGCGCCCGACCAGGTGGACTACGTGATCATGGGGCAGGTGCTGCAGGCCGGTGCCGGGCAGATCCCCGCCCGCCAGGCCGCGGTCAAGGCCGGTATCCCGATGACCGTCCCCGCGCTGACCATCAACAAGGTGTGCCTGTCCGGCCTGGATGCGATCGCCCTGGCCGACCAGCTGATCCGCGCCGGCGAGTTCGAGATCGTCGTGGCCGGTGGCATGGAGTCGATGACCAACGCGCCGCACCTGCTGCCGAAGTCCCGCGAGGGGTTCAAGTACGGCGACACCGCGCTGGTCGACTCGATGGCGTACGACGGGCTGTTCTGCGCCTTCGACCAGGTGGCCATGGGCGTGGCCACCGAGCGCTACAACGAGCGCTACGGCCTCACCCGCGAGGACCAGGACGCGTTCTCCGCCCGGTCGCACCAGCGGGCCGCCGAGGCGTGGAAGAACGGCCTGTACGACGACGAGGTGGTCCCGGTGGAGATCCCGCAGCGCAAGGGGGAGCCGCTGCTGTTCAAGGAGGACGAGGGGATCCGGGCCGACACGACGACGGAGAGCCTGTCCCGGCTGCGGCCCGCGTTCGCCAAGGACGGCACCATCACGGCGGGCTCGTCGTCGCAGATCTCCGACGGCGCCGCCGCCGTCGTGGTCATGAGCAAGGCCAAGGCCGAGGAGCTCGGGCTGACCTGGCTGGCCGAGATCGGTGCGCACGGCGTGGTCGCCGGCCCGGACGCCTCGCTGCAGGAGCAGCCGGCCAACGCCATCAAGGCCGCGCTGGCCAAGGAGGGCATCGGCGTCGCCGACCTCGACGTCGTCGAGATCAACGAGGCCTTCGCCGCGGTCGGCCTGGTCTCCCAGCGCTCCCTCGGGCTGGACCAGGAGAAGGTCAACGTCAACGGCGGCGCGATCGCCGTGGGGCACCCGATCGGGATGTCCGGCGCCCGGCTGGTGCTGCACCTGGCGCACGAGCTCAAGCGCCGCGGTGGCGGCACCGGTGCGGCCGCACTGTGCGGCGGCGGCGGCCAGGGCGACGCCCTGGTGATCCGCGTGCCGAAGGCCTGA
- the mce gene encoding methylmalonyl-CoA epimerase: protein MTEQLFTRIDHVGVAVADLDEAIAFYERVYGMRCTHVETNEEQGVREAMMAVGDSGSSIQLLAPLSPDSTIGKFLDRSGPGIQQMAYTVEDIAAVSAHLRAEGLRLLYDQPRRGTAGSKVNFIHPRDAGGVLVELVEPARS from the coding sequence ATGACCGAGCAGCTGTTCACCCGGATCGACCACGTAGGGGTCGCCGTCGCCGACCTCGACGAGGCGATCGCCTTCTACGAGCGGGTCTACGGCATGCGCTGCACGCACGTGGAGACCAACGAGGAGCAGGGCGTCCGCGAGGCCATGATGGCGGTCGGCGACTCCGGCTCCTCGATCCAGCTGCTCGCGCCGCTGTCCCCGGACTCCACGATCGGCAAGTTTCTGGACCGCAGCGGGCCCGGGATCCAGCAGATGGCCTACACGGTCGAGGACATCGCGGCGGTGTCCGCCCACCTACGCGCGGAGGGCCTGCGGCTGCTGTACGACCAGCCCCGTCGCGGCACGGCCGGGTCCAAGGTCAACTTCATCCACCCCAGGGACGCCGGCGGCGTCCTCGTCGAGCTCGTCGAACCCGCCAGGAGTTGA
- the ccrA gene encoding crotonyl-CoA carboxylase/reductase produces MQQILEAILADEPAETFANLPVPESYTGVTVHKDEVGMFEGLLSKEKDPRRSLHVEQVPTPELGPGEALVAVMASSINYNTVWSSIFEPVSTFGFLERYGRVSPLSKRHDLPYHVIGSDLSGVVLRTGPGVHVWKPGDEVVAHCLSVELESPLGHNDTMLDPEQRIWGFETNFGGLAQIALVKANQLLTKPKHLTWEEAAVPGLVNSTAYRQLVSRNGAGMKQGDIVLVWGASGGLGSYATQIALNGGAIPVCMVSSPEKADLCRAMGAELIIDRSAEDYKFWKDEHTQDPKEWQRLGKKIRELTGGDDVDIVFEHPGRETFGASVYVARKGGTIVTCASTSGYLHEYDNRYLWMNLKRIVGSHFANYREAWEANRLIQRGKIHPTLSKTFPLAETGQAAYEVHRNLHQGKIGVLCLAPEEGLGVRDEVLRARHLSQINRFRGT; encoded by the coding sequence ATGCAGCAGATCCTGGAAGCGATCCTCGCGGACGAGCCGGCGGAGACCTTCGCGAACCTCCCAGTCCCCGAGTCCTACACCGGCGTGACGGTCCACAAGGACGAGGTCGGCATGTTCGAGGGGCTGCTCTCGAAGGAGAAGGACCCGCGCCGGTCCCTCCACGTCGAGCAGGTCCCCACCCCCGAGCTCGGTCCCGGCGAGGCCCTGGTCGCAGTGATGGCCAGCTCGATCAACTACAACACCGTGTGGTCGTCGATCTTCGAGCCGGTGTCCACGTTCGGGTTCCTCGAGCGGTACGGCCGGGTCTCCCCGCTGTCCAAGCGGCACGACCTGCCCTACCACGTCATCGGCTCGGACCTGTCGGGCGTGGTGCTGCGGACCGGCCCTGGCGTCCACGTGTGGAAGCCCGGTGACGAGGTCGTGGCGCACTGCCTGTCCGTCGAGCTGGAGAGCCCGCTGGGGCACAACGACACGATGCTCGACCCCGAGCAGCGGATCTGGGGCTTCGAGACGAACTTCGGTGGCCTCGCGCAGATCGCCCTGGTCAAGGCCAACCAGTTGCTCACCAAGCCCAAGCACCTGACCTGGGAGGAGGCTGCGGTCCCCGGCCTGGTCAACTCCACGGCCTACCGGCAGCTGGTGTCGCGCAACGGTGCCGGCATGAAGCAAGGCGACATCGTCCTGGTCTGGGGGGCCTCCGGCGGGCTGGGCTCCTACGCGACCCAGATCGCGCTCAACGGCGGGGCCATCCCGGTGTGCATGGTCTCCAGCCCGGAGAAGGCCGACCTGTGCCGGGCCATGGGCGCCGAGCTGATCATCGACCGCAGCGCCGAGGACTACAAGTTCTGGAAGGACGAGCACACCCAGGACCCGAAGGAGTGGCAGCGCCTCGGCAAGAAGATCCGTGAGCTCACCGGGGGGGACGACGTCGACATCGTCTTCGAGCACCCCGGCCGGGAGACCTTCGGCGCCTCGGTCTACGTCGCGCGCAAGGGCGGCACGATCGTCACCTGCGCCTCCACCTCGGGCTACCTGCACGAGTACGACAACCGCTACCTGTGGATGAACCTCAAGCGCATCGTCGGCTCGCACTTCGCGAACTACCGCGAGGCCTGGGAGGCGAACCGGCTGATCCAGCGGGGCAAGATCCACCCGACGCTGTCCAAGACGTTCCCGCTCGCCGAGACCGGGCAGGCCGCGTACGAGGTCCACCGCAACCTGCACCAGGGCAAGATCGGCGTGCTCTGCCTGGCCCCGGAGGAGGGGCTCGGGGTCCGCGACGAGGTGCTGCGCGCGCGGCACCTGTCGCAGATCAACCGGTTCCGGGGCACCTGA
- a CDS encoding alpha/beta hydrolase, translating to MTPTLVLLPAFPLWSAMYDAARPMLGHGCALVTPDLRGFGGAPLGAAAPSLAVYADDVVRLLDDRGVDRAVVGGTSMGGYVTMALLRRHPDRVAGVVLIDTAAAADAEPARQNRERIARTVLEDGSVEVVLSEVFPRLLGDTTEHSRPDVVERVRGWVAAAAPESVAFGQRAMAGRPDSFETLRGARVPGLVIVGEEDRITSVDAAQAMAEVLPGGQLAVLPGSGHLSPVETPEAFAFAVSGWLSGL from the coding sequence CTGCCCGCCTTCCCGCTGTGGTCGGCCATGTACGACGCCGCCCGGCCGATGCTCGGCCACGGCTGCGCCCTGGTGACCCCTGACCTGCGCGGCTTCGGGGGTGCCCCCCTTGGTGCTGCCGCGCCGTCGCTGGCCGTCTACGCCGACGACGTCGTCCGGCTGCTCGACGACCGTGGCGTGGACCGGGCGGTGGTCGGCGGGACGTCGATGGGCGGCTACGTGACGATGGCCCTGCTGCGCAGGCACCCGGACCGGGTGGCCGGCGTGGTGCTCATCGACACCGCGGCCGCCGCTGACGCCGAGCCGGCGCGGCAGAACCGGGAGCGGATCGCCCGGACCGTGCTCGAGGACGGCTCGGTGGAGGTGGTCCTGTCCGAGGTGTTTCCCCGGCTGCTCGGCGACACCACCGAGCACTCTCGTCCGGACGTGGTCGAGCGGGTCCGCGGCTGGGTCGCGGCGGCCGCTCCCGAGTCCGTGGCCTTCGGGCAGCGGGCGATGGCCGGCCGCCCGGACTCGTTCGAGACCCTGCGCGGTGCCCGCGTCCCCGGGCTGGTCATCGTGGGCGAGGAGGACCGGATCACCAGCGTGGACGCCGCACAGGCCATGGCCGAGGTGCTGCCGGGCGGGCAGCTCGCGGTGCTGCCGGGGTCCGGTCACCTGAGCCCAGTGGAAACCCCCGAGGCGTTCGCCTTCGCCGTCTCGGGGTGGCTGTCCGGGCTGTGA